The Solea senegalensis isolate Sse05_10M linkage group LG4, IFAPA_SoseM_1, whole genome shotgun sequence genome includes a region encoding these proteins:
- the rdh5 gene encoding retinol dehydrogenase 5 has product MDTQTIYNLLGENAWWYISATFVVLWICVWLYRDSLEIEEITDKYVFVTGCDSGFGNLLCKRLDRKGFRVLAGCLTEKGADDLKRVAGPYLKTVLLDVTSLDSVQKAMEFTKKEVGDKGLWGIVNNAGRSLPMGPSEWMKVEDYHSTLKVNMNGVIAMSMTFLPLIKKARGRIVNVASVLGRVAANGGGYCISKFAVESFSDCLRRDINYFGINVCIIEPGFFKTAVTSLDPLERELHRLWNQLSPEVQASYGDKYLDKYIKVQRLIMNAICDSDLTKVTSCMEHALTAAYPRTRYSAGWDAKLLWIPLSYMPSCVVDIGLKLVLPRPSKSV; this is encoded by the exons ATGGacacacagaccatttacaaCCTCTTAGG GGAAAATGCTTGGTGGTACATCAGTGCTACCTTCGTGGTGTTGTGGATTTGTGTGTGGCTGTACAGAGACAGCCTGGAGATTGAGGAAATCACCGACAAGTATGTGTTTGTGACGGGCTGCGACTCCGGGTTTGGAAACTTGCTGTGCAAGAGGCTCGATCGAAAAGGCTTCCGTGTGCTGGCTGGTTGTCTCACAGAAAAGGGGGCTGATGATCTGAAGAGAGTGGCAGGCCCTTATTTGAAAACGGTCCTGCTGGATGTGACCAGTCTGGACAGTGTCCAGAAAGCAATGGAGTTCACCAAGAAGGAGGTTGGCGATAAGG GACTTTGGGGTATTGTGAACAATGCTGGACGCTCTTTACCAATGGGTCCTTCAGAGTGGATGAAAGTGGAGGATTACCACAGTACACTTAAAGTCAACATGAATGGAGTGATTGCCATGTCGATGACTTTCCTACCACTCATTAAAAAGGCTCGCGGCCGTATAGTAAATGTGGCATCAGTGCTGGGGAGAGTGGCTGCAAACGGAGGTGGATACTGCATCTCTAAGTTTGCCGTGGAGTCTTTCTCTGACTGTCTCAG GAGAGATATAAACTACTTTGGAATCAATGTCTGCATCATTGAGCCGGGGTTCTTCAAGACTGCGGTGACGAGCCTCGACCCCCTCGAGAGGGAGCTGCATCGCTTGTGGAATCAGCTCAGCCCTGAAGTCCAAGCCAGTTACGGAGACAAGTACCTAGATAAGT ACATCAAGGTCCAGCGTTTGATCATGAATGCCATTTGTGACTCTGACCTCACAAAGGTGACCAGCTGCATGGAGCATGCTCTGACAGCTGCCTACCCACGCACCAGATACAGCGCTGGCTGGGATGCCAAGCTTCTCTGGATCCCCCTCTCTTATATGCCTTCGTGTGTTGTTGATATTGGGCTGAAGCTGGTTCTGCCTCGTCCCTCAAAGAGCGTCTAA
- the gls2b gene encoding glutaminase 2b isoform X1 yields MHCVRALRLTQLVVRNTGDVVRKTCIIQPTCCLCSKSSAESQRQAPTLSHLTVNAHSKSPSLGLETMLFYTITEGKEQVPISFFTSALRRTGLHPSDPRLKGCMEKLRRAVRESAGEVMMDRDLFHRCVCGNIVLLIQAFRKRFVIPEFDAFAQKINEIYNRGQNQNDGKVAHYIPQLAKFSPDLWGVSLCTVDGQRHSVGDTKQPFCLQSCVKPLQYAIAVHEAGTERVHQYVGMEPSGLKFNVLSLDDEDKPHNPMVNAGAIVISSLIKPHSNKAEKFDYVMEFVKNMAGQEYVGFSNATFQSEKETGDRNFAIGYYMKEKKCFPPSVDMIDALDFYFQLCSIEVTCESGSIMAATLANGGICPITGQRVLSAEAVRNTLSLMHSCGMYDFSGQMAFHVGLPAKSGVSGAILLVIPNVMGVMCWSPPLDRVGNSVRGINFCQELVSLFNFHNYDNLRHFVKKQDPRRQEGDDRNKSVFSLMFAAYSGDVSALRRFALSSMDMGLKDYDSRTALHIAAAEGHIDVVKFLTETCKVDPFVKDRWGNLPVYDAMQFGHSEVVKVLNHYQQVCSQEETLRTEAEPSPKLDTIEGMV; encoded by the exons ATGCACTGTGTGAGAGCGCTGCGTCTGACACAACTCGTCGTCAGAAATACAGGAGACGTGGTGAGGAAGACTTGCATCATCCAGCCAACATGTTGTCTCTGCTCCAAGTCCTCAGCCGAGTCCCAGCGACAAGCGCCCACACTCTCTCACCTCACAGT GAATGCACACTCAAAGTCCCCCAGTTTGGGATTGGAGACCATGCTTTTCTACACCATCACAGAGGGAAAAGAGCAAGTTCCTATCTCATTCTTTACCTCA GCCTTGAGGAGAACTGGCCTTCATCCTTCTGACCCTCGTCTAAAGGGCTGCATGGAGAAGCTTCGGCGTGCCGTGAGGGAATCTGCTGGTGAGGTGATGATGGACAGAGACCTTTTCCACAG atGTGTTTGTGGAAACATTGTTCTGCTGATTCAGGCCTTCAGGAAGAGATTTGTCATCCCCGAGTTTGATGCGTTTGCACAAAAGATAAATGAAATTTACAACAGAGGGCAGAATCAAAATGATGGCAag GTTGCACACTACATCCCCCAGCTGGCCAAGTTTAGCCCTGATCTCTGGGGCGTGTCTTTGTGTACAGTGGATGGCCAGAG GCACTCGGTCGGTGACACCAAGCAGCCGTTCTGTTTGCAGTCCTGTGTGAAGCCCCTACAGTACGCCATCGCCGTGCACGAGGCGGGAACGGAGAGGGTTCACCAATATGTTGGCATGGAGCCCAGTGGGCTCAAGTTCAACGTGCTGTCACTTGATGATGAAG ATAAGCCTCACAACCCGATGGTGAACGCTGGAGCCATAGTGATCAGCTCTCTTATCAAG CCTCATTCTAATAAGGCAGAGAAGTTTGACTAT GTCATGGAGTTTGTGAAAAATATGGCTGGCCAAGAATATGTTGGATTCAGCAATGCCAC GTTCCAGTCAGAAAAAGAAACTGGCGACAGAAATTTTGCTATTGGATACTacatgaaagagaagaag TGTTTTCCTCCATCAGTGGATATGATAGATGCTCTGGACTTCTACTTCCAG CTTTGCTCTATTGAGGTGACCTGTGAGTCGGGGAGCATCATGGCGGCCACTCTTGCCAACGGGGGAATTTGTCCAATCACGGGCCAGCGTGTCCTGAGTGCTGAGGCTGTACGGAACACTCTGAGTCTCATGCACTCATGTGGCATGTATGACTTCTCTGGGCAGATGGCTTTTCAT GTTGGATTACCTGCCAAATCTGGTGTGTCTGGTGCAATACTGCTGGTGATTCCCAACGTCATGGGCGTAATGTGTTGGTCTCCTCCACTGGACAGAGTTGGAAACAGCGTCCGAGGAATAAACTTCTGTCAG GAGCTCGTGTCGCTCTTCAATTTCCACAATTACGACAACTTACGGCACTTTGTGAAGAAACAGGATCCTCGCAGGCAAGAAGGGGACGACAGG AACAAGTCTGTTTTCAGCTTGATGTTTGCTGCATACAGTGGAGATGTGTCAGCCCTAAGAAG GTTTGCTCTCTCGTCCATGGACATGGGTCTCAAAGACTATGACTCTCGGACAGCACTGCACATCGCTGCAGCAGAGG GTCACATCGACGTTGTAAAGTTTCTTACAGAAACTTGCAAAGTTGATCCATTTGTAAAGGACAG GTGGGGGAACCTTCCAGTTTATGATGCCATGCAGTTTGGACACAGTGAGGTAGTGAAGGTGCTGAATCACTACCAGCAGGTGTGCAGCCAGGAGGAGACACTGCGCACTGAAGCTGAGCCGTCCCCAAAGCTGGACACCATCGAGGGCATGGTGTGA
- the gls2b gene encoding glutaminase 2b isoform X2: MEKLRRAVRESAGEVMMDRDLFHRCVCGNIVLLIQAFRKRFVIPEFDAFAQKINEIYNRGQNQNDGKVAHYIPQLAKFSPDLWGVSLCTVDGQRHSVGDTKQPFCLQSCVKPLQYAIAVHEAGTERVHQYVGMEPSGLKFNVLSLDDEDKPHNPMVNAGAIVISSLIKPHSNKAEKFDYVMEFVKNMAGQEYVGFSNATFQSEKETGDRNFAIGYYMKEKKCFPPSVDMIDALDFYFQLCSIEVTCESGSIMAATLANGGICPITGQRVLSAEAVRNTLSLMHSCGMYDFSGQMAFHVGLPAKSGVSGAILLVIPNVMGVMCWSPPLDRVGNSVRGINFCQELVSLFNFHNYDNLRHFVKKQDPRRQEGDDRNKSVFSLMFAAYSGDVSALRRFALSSMDMGLKDYDSRTALHIAAAEGHIDVVKFLTETCKVDPFVKDRWGNLPVYDAMQFGHSEVVKVLNHYQQVCSQEETLRTEAEPSPKLDTIEGMV, encoded by the exons ATGGAGAAGCTTCGGCGTGCCGTGAGGGAATCTGCTGGTGAGGTGATGATGGACAGAGACCTTTTCCACAG atGTGTTTGTGGAAACATTGTTCTGCTGATTCAGGCCTTCAGGAAGAGATTTGTCATCCCCGAGTTTGATGCGTTTGCACAAAAGATAAATGAAATTTACAACAGAGGGCAGAATCAAAATGATGGCAag GTTGCACACTACATCCCCCAGCTGGCCAAGTTTAGCCCTGATCTCTGGGGCGTGTCTTTGTGTACAGTGGATGGCCAGAG GCACTCGGTCGGTGACACCAAGCAGCCGTTCTGTTTGCAGTCCTGTGTGAAGCCCCTACAGTACGCCATCGCCGTGCACGAGGCGGGAACGGAGAGGGTTCACCAATATGTTGGCATGGAGCCCAGTGGGCTCAAGTTCAACGTGCTGTCACTTGATGATGAAG ATAAGCCTCACAACCCGATGGTGAACGCTGGAGCCATAGTGATCAGCTCTCTTATCAAG CCTCATTCTAATAAGGCAGAGAAGTTTGACTAT GTCATGGAGTTTGTGAAAAATATGGCTGGCCAAGAATATGTTGGATTCAGCAATGCCAC GTTCCAGTCAGAAAAAGAAACTGGCGACAGAAATTTTGCTATTGGATACTacatgaaagagaagaag TGTTTTCCTCCATCAGTGGATATGATAGATGCTCTGGACTTCTACTTCCAG CTTTGCTCTATTGAGGTGACCTGTGAGTCGGGGAGCATCATGGCGGCCACTCTTGCCAACGGGGGAATTTGTCCAATCACGGGCCAGCGTGTCCTGAGTGCTGAGGCTGTACGGAACACTCTGAGTCTCATGCACTCATGTGGCATGTATGACTTCTCTGGGCAGATGGCTTTTCAT GTTGGATTACCTGCCAAATCTGGTGTGTCTGGTGCAATACTGCTGGTGATTCCCAACGTCATGGGCGTAATGTGTTGGTCTCCTCCACTGGACAGAGTTGGAAACAGCGTCCGAGGAATAAACTTCTGTCAG GAGCTCGTGTCGCTCTTCAATTTCCACAATTACGACAACTTACGGCACTTTGTGAAGAAACAGGATCCTCGCAGGCAAGAAGGGGACGACAGG AACAAGTCTGTTTTCAGCTTGATGTTTGCTGCATACAGTGGAGATGTGTCAGCCCTAAGAAG GTTTGCTCTCTCGTCCATGGACATGGGTCTCAAAGACTATGACTCTCGGACAGCACTGCACATCGCTGCAGCAGAGG GTCACATCGACGTTGTAAAGTTTCTTACAGAAACTTGCAAAGTTGATCCATTTGTAAAGGACAG GTGGGGGAACCTTCCAGTTTATGATGCCATGCAGTTTGGACACAGTGAGGTAGTGAAGGTGCTGAATCACTACCAGCAGGTGTGCAGCCAGGAGGAGACACTGCGCACTGAAGCTGAGCCGTCCCCAAAGCTGGACACCATCGAGGGCATGGTGTGA
- the LOC122767731 gene encoding elastase-1-like isoform X2: MLRFLLLTFLAALVLAELEPQPRYLEDDSAEERVVGGEVARPNSWPWQISLQYKSGSSYYHTCGGTLIRSGWVMTAAHCVDRQRTWRVVLGEHTLYSEEGREQYVGVSEVKIHPRWNPNSVAGGYDIALLRLASNARLSNYIQLGSLPPSGQVLPHNNPCYISGWGRTQTGGQLSSQLKQASLPVVDYRTCTSYGWWGSTVKDSMVCAGGGRDSGCQGDSGGPLNCSVNGKWVVHGVTSFVSSLGCNTAKKPTVFTRVSAYNSWMNSILG; encoded by the exons ATGCTCAGGTTTCTTCTGTTGACCTTTCTCGCAGCCCTAG TGCTGGCTGAGCTGGAGCCCCAGCCCAGGTACCTGGAGGATGACAGTGCTGAGGAGAGAGTTGTTGGAGGTGAAGTAGCCAGACCCAACTCCTGGCCCTGGCAG ATTTCTCTTCAGTACAAGTCTGGCAGCAGCTATTACCACACCTGTGGAGGAACCCTGATCAGGAGCGGATGGGTGATGACCGCTGCTCACTGTGTGGACCG TCAAAGGACTTGGCGCGTTGTTCTTGGAGAGCACACCTTATACTCTGAGGAGGGCAGAGAGCAGTATGTAGGTGTGAGCGAGGTCAAAATTCACCCCAGGTGGAACCCCAACAGCGTTGCTGGAGG ATATGACATTGCCCTGCTGCGTCTGGCCTCTAACGCCAGACTCAGCAACTACATCCAGCTTGGCAGCCTCCCTCCTTCTGGTCAAGTCCTGCCTCATAACAACCCCTGCTACATTTCTGGATGGGGACGCACCCAGA CTGGAGGTCAGCTGTCTTCCCAGTTGAAGCAGGCCTCCCTGCCTGTTGTTGACTATCGGACCTGCACCAGTTATGGATGGTGGGGCAGCACTGTGAAGGACTCCATGGTCTGTGCTGGTGGTGGCAGGGATTCTGGTTGCCAG GGTGACTCTGGTGGACCCCTGAACTGCAGCGTCAACGGCAAGTGGGTTGTCCACGGTGTGACCAGCTTCGTGTCCTCCTTGGGCTGCAACACCGCTAAGAAGCCCACCGTCTTCACCCGCGTCTCCGCCTACAACAGCTGGATGAACTCT ATCTTGGGTTGA
- the LOC122767731 gene encoding elastase-1-like isoform X1: protein MLRFLLLTFLAALVLAELEPQPRYLEDDSAEERVVGGEVARPNSWPWQISLQYKSGSSYYHTCGGTLIRSGWVMTAAHCVDRQRTWRVVLGEHTLYSEEGREQYVGVSEVKIHPRWNPNSVAGGYDIALLRLASNARLSNYIQLGSLPPSGQVLPHNNPCYISGWGRTQTGGQLSSQLKQASLPVVDYRTCTSYGWWGSTVKDSMVCAGGGRDSGCQGDSGGPLNCSVNGKWVVHGVTSFVSSLGCNTAKKPTVFTRVSAYNSWMNSVRIPN, encoded by the exons ATGCTCAGGTTTCTTCTGTTGACCTTTCTCGCAGCCCTAG TGCTGGCTGAGCTGGAGCCCCAGCCCAGGTACCTGGAGGATGACAGTGCTGAGGAGAGAGTTGTTGGAGGTGAAGTAGCCAGACCCAACTCCTGGCCCTGGCAG ATTTCTCTTCAGTACAAGTCTGGCAGCAGCTATTACCACACCTGTGGAGGAACCCTGATCAGGAGCGGATGGGTGATGACCGCTGCTCACTGTGTGGACCG TCAAAGGACTTGGCGCGTTGTTCTTGGAGAGCACACCTTATACTCTGAGGAGGGCAGAGAGCAGTATGTAGGTGTGAGCGAGGTCAAAATTCACCCCAGGTGGAACCCCAACAGCGTTGCTGGAGG ATATGACATTGCCCTGCTGCGTCTGGCCTCTAACGCCAGACTCAGCAACTACATCCAGCTTGGCAGCCTCCCTCCTTCTGGTCAAGTCCTGCCTCATAACAACCCCTGCTACATTTCTGGATGGGGACGCACCCAGA CTGGAGGTCAGCTGTCTTCCCAGTTGAAGCAGGCCTCCCTGCCTGTTGTTGACTATCGGACCTGCACCAGTTATGGATGGTGGGGCAGCACTGTGAAGGACTCCATGGTCTGTGCTGGTGGTGGCAGGGATTCTGGTTGCCAG GGTGACTCTGGTGGACCCCTGAACTGCAGCGTCAACGGCAAGTGGGTTGTCCACGGTGTGACCAGCTTCGTGTCCTCCTTGGGCTGCAACACCGCTAAGAAGCCCACCGTCTTCACCCGCGTCTCCGCCTACAACAGCTGGATGAACTCTGTGCGTATTCCAAACTAA
- the LOC122767747 gene encoding elastase-1-like translates to MLRFIVLTSLAALVLAELEPQPRYLEDSLERVVGGEVARPNSWPWQISLQYKSGSSYYHTCGGTLIERDWVMTAAHCVDRSRTWRVVIGEHELYSDDGREQIKSVSNVYIHPRWNSNNVAGGFDIALLRLSSAATLNSYAQLGSLPPTGQILPHNNLCYVTGWGLTSTGGSLSRQLKQAYLPLVDHKTCSSSGWWGSTINTSMVCGGGGAESGCNGDSGGPLNCQVNGRYYVHGIASFVSGWGCNYPQKPTVFTRVSAYIEWMDSIMA, encoded by the exons ATGCTCAGGTTCATTGTGTTGACAAGTCTCGCAGCCTTGG TGCTGGCTGAGCTGGAACCCCAGCCAaggtacctggaggacagccTTGAAAGGGTTGTGGGAGGTGAGGTAGCCAGACCCAACTCCTGGCCCTGGCAG ATCTCTCTTCAGTACAAATCTGGCAGCTCATACTATCACACATGTGGAGGAACCCTGATTGAGAGAGACTGGGTTATGACTGCAGCTCACTGTGTGGACAG AAGCAGGACATGGCGTGTCGTGATTGGTGAACATGAACTCTACAGTGACGATGGCAGAGAGCAGATCAAAAGCGTCAGCAATGTTTACATCCATCCCAGATGGAACTCCAATAACGTGGCTGGCGG GTTTGATATTGCCCTTCTGCGTctgtcctctgctgccacccTGAACTCCTACGCCCAGCTTGGCTCTCTGCCTCCCACTGGCCAGATTCTGCCTCATAACAACCTCTGCTACGTCACCGGATGGGGACTCACCTCCA CTGGTGGTAGCCTGTCCAGGCAGCTCAAACAGGCCTATCTTCCTCTGGTTGACCACAAGACCTGCTCCAGCTCTGGCTGGTGGGGTAGCACTATCAATACCAGCAtggtgtgtggtggtggtggtgctgagTCTGGATGCAAT GGCGACTCTGGCGGTCCTCTGAACTGTCAGGTTAATGGAAGATACTATGTCCATGGTATTGCCAGCTTTGTCTCTGGTTGGGGATGCAATTATCCCCAGAAGCCCACCGTCTTCACCCGCGTTTCTGCCTACATCGAATGGATGGACTCG aTCATGGCTTAA